In Sander lucioperca isolate FBNREF2018 chromosome 21, SLUC_FBN_1.2, whole genome shotgun sequence, the following proteins share a genomic window:
- the LOC116063775 gene encoding nuclear distribution protein nudE homolog 1-B-like codes for MGDPEPPEFGSLEEELEYWKEQAARHQQSAEEAQEELQEFQQMSRDYEVELELELKQCEARNRELLSANNHLRMELENYKEKYETQHSEAYRQISSLEGDLAETTAVRDQLHKYIRELEQANDDLERTKRATIMSLEDFEQRMNHVIERNAFLESELDEKENLLESVQRLKDEARDLRQELAVQQKQQVQDRKPTLSSAIKDLSLASAGLPTPPLTPPDKRTEDRTTSSSSNQPVPPATPPPRPAASAESFTTPLPSVSRGESLSGTPLTTSARISALNIVGELLRKVGNLESKLASCREYVNGQTASRRGRAGGQGPTSGHNNSTETHPTNGLYNKGLVKRLEFGAGPKLLL; via the exons ATGGGGGATCCTGAGCCTCCAGAGTTTGGGTCCCTGGAGGAAGAGCTGGAGTATTGGAAGGAACAGGCTGCCAGGCACCAACAgag TGCAGAGGAAGCTCAGGAGGAACTGCAGGAGTTTCAGCAGATGAGTCGGGACTATGAggtggagctggagctggagctcAAACAGTGTGAGGCACGAAACCGTGAGCTTCTTTCTGCCAACAACCACCTCCGCATGGAGCTGGAAAACTACAAG GAGAAGTATGAGACGCAGCACTCGGAGGCCTACCGGCAGATCTCCAGCCTGGAGGGAGACCTGGCTGAGACCACCGCCGTTAGAGACCAGCTTCACAAATACATCAGAGAGCTGGAGCAGGCCAACGACGACCTGGAGCGGACCAAGAG ggcgACCATCATGTCGCTGGAGGACTTTGAGCAGAGGATGAACCATGTTATAGAGAGGAACGCCTTCCTGGAGAGCGAGCTGGACGAGAAGGAGAATCTCTTGGAGTCCGTCCAGAGGCTGAAGGACGAGGCCAGAG accTGAGACAGGAGCTCGCGGTGCAGCAGAAACAGCAGGTACAGGACAGGAAGCCCACCCTcagcagtgcaatcaaagaccTTTCCTTGGCCTCGGCTGGTCTGCCCACCCCGCCCCTCACCCCACCAGACAAACGAACCGAGGACAGAACCACGTCTTCGTCCTCTAACCAGCCCGTCCCCCCTGCCACCCCTCCACCCAGACCTGCAGCCTCAGCAGAGTCCTTCACCACCCCGCTGCCCTCCGTCAGCAGAG GTGAAAGCCTCTCGGGGACTCCTCTCACCACGTCGGCGAGAATCTCGGCCCTGAACATCGTCGGAGAGCTGCTGAGAAAAGTCGGG AACCTGGAGTCCAAGTTGGCGTCGTGTCGGGAATACGTCAACGGGCAGACAGCGAGCCGCAGAGGCCGCGCGGGGGGACAGGGGCCGACGTCGGGCCACAACAACTCCACAGAGACCCATCCTACCAACGGCCTCTACAACAAGGG GCTGGTGAAGAGGTTAGAGTTCGGCGCAGGACCCAAGCTGCTGCTGTGA
- the LOC116063788 gene encoding mpv17-like protein: MRRVVLKEAVKRFPWMANVTLYGCLFAGGDLVHQLIAQKERMDWKHTRDVAIVAISFHGNFNYFWLRALERRFPGKSAGMVFRKLLLDQSFASPLATSVFYTGVSFLEGKEDIFEDWREKFFNTWKTGLMYWPFMQFLNFILMPLHMRTAFMGCCAFLWATFLCFSRQSGDGTAGVALAFVMDPRKTLEEIREARLTRKKEKAQREN, encoded by the exons ATGAGGAGAGTTGTACTGAAAGAAGCCGTCAAACGATTCCCCTGGATGGCCAATGTCACTTTGTACGGGTGCTTATTCGCCGGCGGTGACCTGGTCCATCAGCTCATAGCTCAGAAGGAGCGCATGGACTGGAAACACACTCGCGACGTGGCCATTGTGGCAATCAGTTTCCATGGAAACTTCAATTACTTCTGGCTGCGAGCCCTGGAGAGGCGTTTCCCTGGAAAGTCCGCCGGGATGGTTTTCCGCAAACTCCTGCTGGACCAAAGCTTCGCGTCGCCTTTGGCCACCAGTGTCTTCTATACAG GGGTGAGCTTCTTGGAGGGTAAGGAGGACATATTTGAAGACTGGAGAGAGAAGTTCTTTAACACCTGGAAG ACTGGACTCATGTACTGGCCATTCATGCAG TTTCTGAACTTTATCCTGATGCCGCTGCACATGCGAACGGCCTTCATGGGCTGCTGCGCCTTCCTCTGGGCCACCTTCCTGTGCTTCTCCCGGCAGAGCGGTGATGGCACTGCCGGCGTGGCTCTAGCCTTTGTCATGGACCCCCGTAAGACCCTGGAGGAGATACGCGAGGCCCGGCTGACCCGAAAAAAGGAAAAGGCCCAGAGGGAAAActaa